The Rattus rattus isolate New Zealand chromosome 1, Rrattus_CSIRO_v1, whole genome shotgun sequence genome includes a region encoding these proteins:
- the Srm gene encoding spermidine synthase, with protein MEPGPDGPAAPGPAAIREGWFRETCSLWPGQALSLQVEQLLHHRRSRYQDILVFRSKTYGNVLVLDGVIQCTERDEFSYQEMIANLPLCSHPNPRKVLIIGGGDGGVLREVVKHPSVESVVQCEIDEDVIEVSKKFLPGMAVGYSSSKLTLHVGDGFEFMKQNQDAFDVIITDSSDPMGPAESLFKESYYQLMKTALKEDGILCCQGECQWLHLDLIKEMRHFCKSLFPVVSYAYCTIPTYPSGQIGFMLCSKNPSTNFREPVQQLTQAQVEQMQLKYYNSDMHRAAFVLPEFTRKALNDIS; from the exons ATGGAGCCTGGCCCCGACGGCCCAGCCGCGCCCGGCCCCGCCGCCATCCGTGAGGGTTGGTTCCGAGAGACCTGCAGCCTGTGGCCTGGCCAGGCCCTGTCGCTGCAAGTGGAGCAGCTGCTGCACCACCGGCGCTCGCGGTACCAAGACATCCTCGTCTTCCGCAG TAAAACCTACGGCAACGTGCTGGTTCTGGATGGCGTCATCCAGTGTACCGAGAGGGACGAGTTCTCCTACCAGGAGATGATAGCCAACCTGCCGCTCTGCAGCCACCCCAACCCGCGGAAG GTGCTGATCATCGGGGGTGGAGATGGGGGCGTCCTACGGGAAGTGGTGAAGCACCCCTCTGTGGAGTCTGTGGTCCAGTGCGAGATCGATGAG GATGTCATTGAAGTCTCTAAGAAGTTCCTGCCTGGCATGGCCGTTGGCTACTCCAGCTCAAAGCTGACTCTCCACGTGGGCGATGGTTTTGAGTTCATGAAACAGAACCAAGATGCCTTCGATGTCATCATCACCGACTCCTCAGACCCCATGG GCCCTGCTGAGAGCCTCTTCAAGGAGTCCTATTACCAGCTCATGAAGACAGCCCTCAAAGAAGATGGCATCCTCTGTTGCCAGG GCGAGTGCCAGTGGCTGCACCTAGACCTCATCAAGGAGATGAGGCACTTCTGCAAGTCTCTCTTCCCTGTGGTGAGCTATGCCTACTGTACCATTCCCACCTATCCCAGTGGCCAGATCGGCTTCATGCTGTGTAGCAAAAACCCG AGCACCAACTTCCGGGAGCCCGTGCAGCAGTTGACACAGGCCCAGGTGGAGCAGATGCAGCTGAAGTACTATAACTCAGACATGCACCGCGCGGCCTTTGTGCTGCCAGAGTTCACCCGAAAG GCCCTGAATGACATAAGCTGA
- the Exosc10 gene encoding exosome component 10, which produces MAPPSPREHQSAPATGATKPDAEMVLPGFPDADSFVKFALGSVVAVTKASGGLPQVGDEYDFYRSFPAFQAFCETQGDRLLQCMSRVMQYHGCRSNIKDRSKVTELEDKFDLLVDTNDVILERVGILLDEASGVNKHQQPVLPAGLQVPKTIVSSWNRKAGEYGKKAKAETFRLLHAKNILRPQLRFREKIDNSNTPFLPKIFVKPNARKPLPQALSKERRERPQDRPEDLDVPPALADFIHQQRTQQVEQDMFAHPYQYELDHFTPPLSVLQRPQPQLYRPVEETPCHVVSSLDELVELNEKLLGCQEFAVDLEHHSYRSFLGLTCLMQISTRTEDFIVDTLELRSDMYILNESLTDPAIVKVFHGADSDIEWLQKDFGLYVVNMFDTHQAARLLNLARHSLDHLLRLYCGVESNKQYQLADWRIRPLPEEMLNYARDDTHYLLYIYDRMRLELWERGNDQPVQLQVVWQRSRDICLKKFVKPIFTDESYLELYRKQKKHLNSQQLTAFQLLFAWRDKTARREDESYGYVLPNHMMLKIAEELPKEPQGIIACCNPVPPLVRQQINEMHLLIQQAREMPLLKSETAAGVKKSGPLPSAERLENDLFGPHDCSHAPPDNYPVTSTDGTVPLQKQPSLFDEDKEETSVGARCLLATAVITLFSEPSTEEAGKTPLTVAQKKAQSIMESFENPFRMFLPSLEHKAHISQAAKFDPSSKIYEISNRWKLASQVQKEPKEAAKKKVAEQTAAREETKEESTAAVLEQPIPVRQQAALENATKKRERATSDLRTIEQKQEKKRLKSSKKAKDPDPPGKDFSPYDYSQSDFGAFAGDSKSKPSSQFDPNKVAPSGKKCFGAKKFKQSVGNKSMSFPAGKSDRGFRHNWPKR; this is translated from the exons ATGGCGCCTCCCAGTCCCCGGGAGCATCAGTCCGCGCCAGCGACCGGTGCGACCAAGCCTGACGCGGAGATGGTACTGCCTGGCTTCCCGGATGCAGACAGCTTCGTAAAG TTTGCACTTGGGTCGGTAGTGGCCGTTACCAAGGCATCTGGGGGCCTGCCACAGGTCGGTGACGAGTATGACTTTTACCGAAGTTTTCCTGCCTTCCAGGCATTTTgtgagacacagggagacaggttGCTTCAGTG CATGAGTCGGGTAATGCAGTACCATGGGTGTCGCAGCAACATCAAAGACCGAAGCAAAGTCACTGAGTTGGAGGACAAGTTCGATTTACTAGTCGACACCAACGACGTGATATTGGAGAGAGTG GGTATATTACTGGATGAAGCTTCAGGTGTCAACAAGCATCAGCAGCCTGTCCTCCCTGCGGGGCTGCAGGTCCCCAAAACGATAGTGTCGAGCTGGAACCGGAAG GCAGGAGAATATGGCAAAAAGGCAAAGGCGGAGACTTTCCGACTGCTACATGCAAAAAACATCCTCCGGCCTCAGCTCAGGTTTCGAGAGAAGATCGACAATTCCAACACGCCATTTCTCCCAAAAATCTTTGTCAAACCCAATGCTCGGAAGCCACTGCCTCAGG CTCTCTCAAAAGAAAGGCGGGAACGCCCGCAGGATCGTCCGGAGGACCTGGATGTCCCCCCAGCGTTGGCAGATTTCATCCATCAGCAGAGAACCCAGCAGGTGGAGCAGGACAT GTTTGCACACCCTTATCAGTATGAACTCGATCACTTTACTCCGCCTCTCTCGGTGCTGCAGAGGCCGCAGCCCCAG TTGTACAGGCCTGTGGAAGAGACACCCTGCCACGTTGTGTCATCCCTGGATGAACTTGTGGAGCTCAATGAAAAGCTCTTGGGTTGTCAAGAGTTTGCAGTGGACTTAGAG CACCACTCATACAGAAGCTTCCTAGGACTGACGTGCCTGATGCAGATCTCCACGCGCACAGAAGACTTCATTGTTGACACCCTTGAGCTTCGAAGTGACATGTACATCCTCAACGAGAGCCTCACAGACCCAGCCATCGTTAAG GTCTTCCATGGTGCCGACTCTGACATCGAGTGGCTGCAGAAGGACTTCGGGCTCTATGTGGTGAACATGTTTGACACACACCAGGCAGCACGGCTTCTCAACCTGGCTCGCCACTCACTTGACCATCTGCTGAGACTCTACTGTGGGGTGGAGTCAAACAAGCAATATCAGCTGGCAGACTGGAGGATACG CCCTCTGCCAGAGGAGATGCTGAACTATGCCCGGGATGACACCCATTACCTGCTTTACATCTACGACCGAATGAGGCTGGAACTGTGGGAAAGAGGCAACGACCAGCCTGTCCAGTTGCAGGTGGTGTGGCAACGGAGCAGGGACATCTGCCTCAAG AAATTTGTCAAGCCTATCTTTACGGACGAGTCCTACCTTGAGCTATATCGAAAGCAAAAGAAGCATCTGAATTCCCAGCAGCTGACAGCCTTTCAGCTGCTGTTTGCTTGGAGAGATAAGACAGCGCGCAGGGAGGATGAGAGCTACGG ATATGTTCTACCAAATCACATGATGCTAAAGATAGCTGAGGAACTGCCTAA GGAGCCTCAAGGCATCATAGCTTGCTGTAACCCAGTACCACCTCTTGTCCGGCAACAGATCAATGAGATGCATCTCTTAATCCAGCAGGCCCGGGAGATGCCCCTGCTCAAG TCTGAAACTGCAGCTGGAGTGAAGAAGAGTGGACCCCTGCCTAGCGCCGAG AGATTGGAGAATGATCTCTTTGGACCCCATGACTGCTCCCATGCCCCTCCAGATAACTACCCGGTCACCTCAACTGATG GGACCGTGCCACTTCAGAAGCAGCCGAGCCTCTTCGATGAGGACAAAGAAGAGACCTCTGTGGGTGCCAGATGCCTCCTTGCTACAGCCGTCATCACTCTGTTCAGT gaacccagcactgaggaagctggAAAGACTCCATTGACGGTGGCACAGAAAAAAGCCCAGAGCATAATGGAGTCCTTCGAAAACCCATTTAGGATG TTCCTGCCTTCTCTGGAACACAAGGCCCACATCTCTCAAGCAGCAAAGTTTGATCCTTCTTCGAAAATCTATGAA ATCAGCAACCGTTGGAAGCTGGCCAGCCAGGTCCAGAAAGAACCTAAAGAAGCAGCCAAGAAGAAGGTAGCTGAGCAAACAG CTGCCCGAGAGGAGACAAAGGAGGAGTCCACAGCTGCTGTGCTCGAACAGCCTATCCCTGTGCGGCAGCAGGCCGCG CTAGAAAATGCTACTAAGAAGAGAGAGCGAGCCACCAGTGACCTGAGGACCATAGAGCAAAAACAGGAGAAGAAACGACTAAAAAGCTCCAAGAAAGCCAAGGACCCTGATCCCCCAGGGAAAGACTTCAGTCCGTACGACTACAGCCAGTCAGACTTTGGGGCCTTCGCTG GGGACAGTAAATCCAAGCCTTCCTCCCAGTTTGACCCCAATAAGGTGGCACCTTCTGGAAAG AAATGTTTTGGAGCCAAAAAGTTTAAGCAGTCGGTGGGAAACAAAAGCATGTCATTTCCTGCTGGGAAGTCGGACAG AGGCTTCCGGCACAACTGGCCAAAGAGATAG